A window of the Deinococcus ruber genome harbors these coding sequences:
- a CDS encoding ParA family protein, translating to MQIISLASSKGGVAKSTLAVNLAGALALKGKVALSDEDATMQTSRKWIYGGKLPIHLLGTGELPPEGYRYWVIDVEGRPSLQDMVELAARSTMLVPSGANGTELEPTIELWERLVAPKATMENVRVVITKAPPTGAVGQGARDHLRGLGLNVCETVIRAYAAHQRAQEQRVLVRDVPEARPENAWSDILSLALEVS from the coding sequence ATGCAGATCATCAGCCTGGCGAGCAGCAAAGGGGGGGTCGCGAAGTCCACGCTGGCCGTGAACCTTGCAGGAGCCCTCGCACTCAAGGGGAAGGTGGCCCTGTCCGACGAGGACGCCACCATGCAGACTTCGCGCAAGTGGATCTACGGAGGCAAGCTACCGATCCACCTGCTTGGCACGGGTGAGCTGCCACCAGAGGGCTACCGCTACTGGGTCATCGATGTGGAGGGGCGGCCAAGTCTGCAAGACATGGTGGAGCTTGCCGCTCGCAGCACCATGCTCGTTCCGAGTGGGGCGAACGGAACGGAACTTGAACCGACCATCGAACTGTGGGAACGTCTCGTGGCGCCCAAGGCCACGATGGAGAACGTCCGGGTGGTCATCACCAAAGCTCCGCCCACCGGTGCAGTCGGGCAGGGAGCGCGGGATCACCTGAGAGGTCTTGGGCTGAATGTCTGCGAGACCGTGATCCGTGCCTATGCCGCTCACCAGCGGGCACAGGAGCAGCGTGTGCTTGTTCGGGATGTTCCTGAAGCCCGGCCCGAGAACGCCTGGTCTGACATTTTGAGCCTGGCCCTGGAGGTCAGCTGA